One Punica granatum isolate Tunisia-2019 chromosome 3, ASM765513v2, whole genome shotgun sequence genomic window carries:
- the LOC116199473 gene encoding DEAD-box ATP-dependent RNA helicase 37-like gives MRASWADLAANSAAENVGAGSSANNGPAGASGSSRSAYVPPHLRNRPAASDPPAPTNAAPVAAAGGSRWGGPRNDLNSRSGYAGGGGGGGGGGRGGWGSRGGSWGGGRDREVNPFGDDAETEEPFSEQENSGINFDAYEDIPVETSGQNVPPPVNTFAEIDLGEALNANIRRCKYVKPTPVQRYSIPISLTGRDLMACAQTGSGKTAAFCFPIISGIMRGGQPVQRPPRGARTVYPLALILSPTRELSNQIHEEARKFAYQTGVRVVVAYGGAPINQQLRELERGVDILVATPGRLVDLLERARVSLQMIRYLTLDEADRMLDMGFEPQIRKIVEQMDMPPAGERQTMLFSATFPKEIQRLASDFLSNYIFLAVGRVGSSTDLIVQRVEFVHDADKRSYLMDLLHAQRENGVQSKQSLTLVFVETKKGADSLENWLCMNGFPATSIHGDRTQQERELALRSFKSGRTPILVATDVAARGLDIPHVAHVINFDLPNDIDDYVHRIGRTGRAGKSGLATAFFNENNASLARSLAELMQEANQEVPAWLSRYAARSSYGGGRNRRSGGGRFGGRDFRREGSFNRGGGSDYYGGSSGGYGGSGGGSYGGGGYGGGGYGGGGYGGGGGHNSGVTSAWD, from the exons ATGCGAGCTTCATGGGCAGATTTGGCTGCGAATTCCGCAGCTGAGAATGTAGGAGCTGGATCTTCTGCCAACAATGGTCCTGCTGGTGCCTCTGGTTCTTCCCGAAGTGCTTATGTGCCTCCACATCTCCGCAACCGCCCAGCTGCATCAGATCCGCCTGCACCAACAAATGCTGCTCCGGTAGCTGCTGCTGGTGGGTCCCGTTGGGGAGGTCCCCGCAATGATCTTAACAGCAGATCAGGGTATgctggtggtggtggtggtggtggtggtggtggacgAGGTGGCTGGGGCTCCAGAGGTGGCAGCTGGGGTGGTGGTAGAGACCGGGAAGTAAATCCCTTTGGAGATGATGCCGAAACAGAGGAACCGTTTAGTGAGCAAGAGAATTCTGGCATCAACTTCGATGCCTATGAAGATATCCCCGTGGAGACAAGCGGGCAGAATGTGCCGCCGCCTGTCAATACATTTGCAGAAATTGATCTGGGTGAAGCCCTCAATGCGAACATTCGGAGGTGCAAGTATGTGAAGCCAACACCTGTGCAGCGCTATTCAATACCGATTTCCCTGACAGGGCGGGATCTGATGGCATGTGCTCAGACTGGCTCTGGCAAGACTGCTGCCTTCTGCTTCCCAATCATTAGTGGAATCATGAGAGGAGGCCAGCCTGTACAGAGACCGCCGCGTGGTGCACGTACTGTATACCCCCTGGCTCTTATTTTATCACCAACAAGGGAGCTTTCGAATCAA ATACATGAAGAAGCTAGGAAATTTGCATATCAAACGGGGGTCAGGGTGGTGGTTGCTTATGGAGGTGCACCAATAAATCAGCAG CTAAGGGAATTGGAAAGAGGGGTTGATATACTTGTTGCGACACCTGGGAGGTTGGTAGATTTGCTGGAGAGGGCTAGAGTTTCATTACAGATGATCAGGTACTTGACGCTGGATGAGGCAGATCGAATGCTGGATATGGGTTTTGAGCctcaaattagaaaaattgtTGAACAAATGGACATGCCACCCGCAGGCGAAAGACAGACGATGTTATTTAGCGCTACCTTCCCGAAAGAGATTCAG AGATTGGCCTCTGATTTTCTTTCAAATTATATCTTTCTGGCTGTTGGAAGAGTTGGTTCTAGCACTGATCTGATTGTTCAAAGAGTCGAGTTTGTTCATGATGCCGACAAAAGAAGTTATCTTATGGATCTTCTTCACGCTCAGAGGGAGAATGGTGTTCAGAGCAAG CAATCTCTGACATTGGTCTTTGTGGAGACGAAGAAGGGAGCTGACTCTCTGGAGAATTGGTTGTGCATGAACGGTTTTCCAGCAACCTCTATTCATGGAGATAGAACACAGCAG GAAAGAGAGTTGGCTCTGCGGTCATTCAAAAGTGGCAGGACCCCTATTTTGGTCGCCACAGATGTAGCAGCCCGTGGCCTTGACATTCCCCATGTGGCCCATGTGATCAATTTTGACCTCCCGAATGACATAGATGATTATGTCCACAGAATTGGACGGACAGGACGTGCTGGGAAGAGTGGTTTGGCTACTGCCTTCTTCAATGAGAATAATGCATCACTTGCAAGGTCATTAGCTGAGCTGATGCAGGAAGCTAATCAAGAAGTGCCTGCTTGGCTCTCAAGGTATGCTGCTCGGTCCTCATATGGTGGAGGGAGGAACCGTCGCTCAGGTGGAGGCAGGTTTGGCGGTCGCGATTTTCGGCGAGAGGGTTCATTTAATCGGGGCGGCGGGTCCGATTACTATGGTGGCAGCAGCGGCGGCTATGGAGGTTCTGGTGGCGGCAGCTATGGAGGCGGCGGATACGGAGGCGGCGGATATGGAGGCGGTGGCTATGGAGGAGGTGGAGGCCACAATTCTGGGGTCACCAGCGCATGGGATTAG